In Candidatus Defluviibacterium haderslevense, the following are encoded in one genomic region:
- a CDS encoding DinB family protein, protein MNATIKESLWKQFGASIDMLENAINLCTDELWEDRMFWYSSYHCLFWLDYYLTPEPNTFTPPSPFRLSEFDPEGALPDRVYSKSELLSYLQHNRQKCHQLIASMTDEVANSRWINEFKNYSIFEITLYNMRHVQHHAAQLNLLLRQGIKNAPNWVGQTKENL, encoded by the coding sequence ATGAACGCAACAATAAAAGAATCTTTATGGAAACAATTCGGAGCAAGTATTGACATGCTTGAAAATGCAATTAATTTATGTACGGACGAACTCTGGGAGGACAGGATGTTTTGGTATAGCTCTTATCATTGCCTTTTCTGGTTGGACTACTACTTGACACCTGAGCCGAACACATTTACTCCACCATCACCGTTTAGACTTTCGGAATTTGACCCAGAAGGTGCATTACCTGACAGAGTATACAGCAAATCAGAATTACTTTCCTACCTTCAACACAACAGACAAAAATGCCATCAATTAATTGCAAGTATGACAGACGAAGTTGCAAACAGCCGTTGGATAAATGAGTTTAAAAATTATTCAATTTTTGAAATTACACTATACAACATGCGACATGTTCAGCATCATGCAGCACAACTAAATTTGCTTTTAAGGCAAGGAATTAAAAACGCACCAAATTGGGTTGGACAAACAAAAGAAAACCTCTGA
- the arsA gene encoding arsenical pump-driving ATPase: MTDIKTKYLFFTGKGGVGKTSLACATAVEMADAGKVVLLVSTDPASNLKDVLESQVDEQIKPVKGIDRLFAINIDPENSAEEYRNRVTRPLEGISSKEEIKKIREDLSGACTTEIASFDEFSRFVSGETEGTQFDVIIFDTAPTGHTLRLLELPAAWSSFTDENPDGASCLGPTSALKSGKERYHTVVNRLRDVSLTSFYIVARSDKASLKEASRTSNELNELGMSNQLLYINGVFKAIDKNDLLAQKIEAMGNLQLNSIPDNLKTLPLKTFPLLPYNVLGIVKLRSLFNAELQKSISDNNLLKSETSVQVLKGLDQLVDELCANQQYGLIMTMGKGGVGKTIAASAIAVLLAKKGFEVLLTTTDPAAHIQDFIEQLGELPATLTVERIDPKVETQRYTEKILEHKGQGQSEEAKKLILEDLKSPCTEEVAVFHAFSKAISMAKRKFVIMDTAPTGHTLLLLDTAGSYHRDIMRNNINAGRLRTPYMSLQDQTLSKIILVSLPETTPMREAGALQDDLKRAGINPYAWLINQSLSMLGRISDPLLRSRASAETKVIETIKSNYSARTFGIPFIAEKKLLPALLDRNLNSITV, from the coding sequence ATGACTGATATAAAAACAAAATATTTATTCTTTACTGGAAAAGGCGGAGTTGGAAAAACATCTCTTGCCTGTGCAACAGCAGTTGAAATGGCCGATGCAGGAAAAGTAGTTCTTCTTGTAAGCACCGACCCAGCCTCAAACTTAAAAGACGTATTAGAAAGTCAAGTTGATGAACAGATAAAACCAGTAAAAGGTATTGACCGCCTTTTTGCAATCAATATTGATCCTGAAAATTCAGCAGAAGAATATCGTAATAGAGTAACTCGACCTTTAGAGGGAATATCTTCAAAGGAAGAAATAAAGAAAATACGAGAAGACCTTTCAGGTGCTTGCACTACTGAGATTGCTTCTTTTGATGAGTTTTCCCGTTTTGTGTCAGGAGAAACTGAAGGAACTCAATTTGATGTAATCATTTTCGACACAGCACCAACAGGGCATACCTTGCGACTGCTTGAACTACCTGCTGCTTGGTCAAGTTTCACAGATGAAAATCCTGATGGTGCGTCTTGTTTGGGTCCAACTTCTGCATTGAAAAGTGGAAAAGAAAGATATCATACCGTAGTAAACAGACTAAGAGATGTATCATTAACCAGTTTTTATATCGTTGCAAGGTCAGACAAAGCATCACTGAAAGAAGCTTCGAGAACCAGCAATGAATTGAATGAACTTGGGATGAGCAATCAACTATTATACATCAACGGTGTTTTCAAAGCAATAGACAAAAACGACTTGCTTGCTCAAAAAATTGAAGCAATGGGCAACTTGCAACTCAATTCTATTCCTGACAATTTAAAGACCTTGCCATTAAAGACTTTTCCTCTTTTACCTTACAATGTGTTGGGAATTGTAAAACTACGTTCACTGTTTAACGCGGAACTTCAAAAATCCATTTCAGATAATAATCTACTGAAATCAGAAACGTCCGTTCAGGTATTAAAGGGATTAGACCAACTCGTTGATGAACTTTGCGCAAATCAACAATATGGACTTATTATGACAATGGGCAAAGGTGGCGTGGGCAAGACAATTGCCGCTTCTGCCATTGCTGTTTTACTGGCAAAAAAAGGCTTTGAAGTTCTGCTAACTACTACTGACCCCGCTGCACATATACAAGATTTTATTGAACAGTTAGGCGAGCTCCCAGCTACATTAACGGTGGAACGCATTGACCCTAAAGTAGAAACACAGCGATACACAGAAAAAATATTAGAACATAAAGGTCAAGGACAATCCGAAGAAGCTAAAAAGCTGATTCTTGAAGATTTAAAATCACCTTGCACAGAAGAAGTAGCCGTTTTCCATGCATTTTCCAAAGCCATTAGTATGGCAAAAAGAAAATTTGTGATAATGGACACAGCCCCCACAGGTCATACACTTTTGTTGTTAGATACTGCTGGAAGTTATCATCGTGATATTATGAGAAACAATATTAATGCAGGTAGACTTCGAACCCCATATATGTCTTTGCAAGACCAAACACTATCAAAAATAATTTTGGTGTCCTTACCAGAGACAACTCCAATGAGGGAAGCAGGTGCCTTACAAGACGATTTAAAAAGAGCCGGCATAAACCCCTATGCTTGGTTAATAAACCAAAGTCTTTCTATGCTTGGCAGAATTTCAGACCCTTTGCTTCGAAGTCGGGCAAGTGCGGAAACAAAAGTTATTGAAACCATAAAATCAAACTATTCCGCAAGGACATTTGGTATTCCATTCATTGCCGAAAAAAAACTACTTCCTGCACTTTTAGACCGAAACCTTAATTCAATAACCGTTTGA
- a CDS encoding class I SAM-dependent methyltransferase has translation MTEFWETSFKEKQEMWGWEPADSVRKTLELFKNKNINDILIPGFGYGRNAKYFIDNGLIVTGIEISETAIDIAKKHFDKSVKIYEGSVSKMPFDKELYDGIFCYSLIHLLNEQDRIKLIEDCYKQLKPNGNMVFVTISKSDFRFGQGTEISKDTFEPWKGLNLFFYDLDSIKVDFENFGLIENEEINEPEINIEGKPKQKFWYIICQK, from the coding sequence ATGACAGAATTTTGGGAGACCAGTTTTAAAGAAAAACAAGAAATGTGGGGATGGGAACCAGCAGACTCAGTTCGCAAAACCTTGGAATTGTTTAAAAACAAAAACATTAATGATATTTTAATACCAGGATTTGGTTATGGTAGAAATGCCAAATATTTTATAGACAATGGACTTATAGTAACAGGTATTGAAATCTCTGAAACTGCAATAGATATAGCAAAGAAACACTTTGACAAAAGCGTTAAAATTTATGAAGGTTCAGTTTCTAAAATGCCTTTTGACAAAGAATTATATGACGGAATTTTCTGTTACTCTTTAATTCATTTGCTAAACGAACAGGATAGAATAAAACTAATCGAAGACTGTTATAAACAACTTAAACCAAATGGAAATATGGTTTTTGTAACTATCTCAAAAAGTGATTTTAGATTTGGACAAGGGACTGAAATTTCCAAAGACACTTTTGAACCTTGGAAAGGACTAAATTTATTTTTTTACGATTTAGATTCCATTAAAGTAGATTTTGAAAACTTCGGCTTAATTGAAAACGAAGAAATTAATGAACCAGAAATAAACATTGAAGGAAAGCCAAAACAAAAATTTTGGTATATAATATGCCAAAAATAG
- a CDS encoding type II toxin-antitoxin system HicA family toxin, translating into MRTLSGKDICVILSKHGFIKVRQKGSHVIMQKLTEDSTITVPVPMHKEIKIGTLHSIIRQSELTKRDFE; encoded by the coding sequence ATGAGAACATTATCAGGTAAGGACATCTGCGTAATATTGTCAAAGCATGGATTTATAAAAGTGAGACAAAAAGGAAGCCATGTAATAATGCAAAAACTTACTGAGGATTCAACTATAACAGTTCCAGTGCCGATGCATAAGGAAATTAAAATTGGAACATTGCATTCAATAATAAGACAATCAGAACTCACTAAACGGGACTTTGAATGA
- a CDS encoding type II toxin-antitoxin system HicB family antitoxin, whose amino-acid sequence MNRKIELTAVIEKEDNMYISLCPELDIASQGDTPDEAKSNLIEALELFYETASETEISKRLHNELQISRVTVNI is encoded by the coding sequence ATGAATAGAAAAATAGAATTAACAGCAGTAATAGAAAAGGAGGACAATATGTATATATCTCTTTGTCCTGAATTAGACATTGCCAGTCAAGGTGATACTCCTGATGAAGCTAAATCTAATCTTATTGAAGCACTTGAATTGTTTTATGAGACCGCATCCGAAACTGAAATATCTAAGAGATTGCACAACGAATTGCAAATTTCAAGAGTTACAGTTAACATCTAA
- a CDS encoding HigA family addiction module antidote protein has translation MSKLKNIHPGEVLNEEFLIPMGTTAYRLAKAIQVPQTRLSEIIKGNRSITADTAVRLSIYFNNSPKFWLGLQNEYDLEEEMKQSKKIFTKIKENLIDWA, from the coding sequence ATGTCAAAATTAAAGAATATTCATCCTGGAGAAGTATTAAACGAAGAGTTTCTCATACCTATGGGAACAACTGCTTATAGATTGGCCAAAGCTATTCAAGTTCCTCAAACCAGATTATCCGAAATAATTAAAGGCAATAGAAGTATCACAGCAGATACTGCAGTTAGATTATCGATTTATTTCAACAATTCGCCTAAATTTTGGCTTGGACTCCAAAATGAATATGATCTTGAAGAAGAAATGAAACAAAGTAAAAAAATATTCACAAAGATTAAGGAAAACCTTATTGACTGGGCATAA
- a CDS encoding type II toxin-antitoxin system RelE/ParE family toxin, whose protein sequence is MILSFGDKYTEEIWGGTLVKGVPQAIQQVARRKLRMLNNSQNINDLRVPPSNHLEKLKGELKDFYSIRINDTWRIIFKWENSNSEFVKIINYH, encoded by the coding sequence ATGATTTTAAGTTTTGGAGATAAATATACTGAGGAAATTTGGGGAGGGACTCTAGTTAAAGGTGTTCCCCAAGCCATCCAACAAGTAGCAAGACGAAAGCTGAGAATGTTGAACAACTCACAAAATATCAATGATTTAAGAGTACCACCTTCAAATCATCTAGAAAAGCTAAAAGGAGAATTAAAAGATTTTTATTCTATAAGGATTAACGATACCTGGAGAATAATCTTCAAATGGGAAAACTCAAATTCCGAATTTGTAAAAATTATAAATTACCATTAA